A window of Roseateles sp. XES5 genomic DNA:
GATCCGGCAGTTCGCCGAGCTTGGCGATGCGCGACTGCGACAGCCTGAGGCCGTCACGGATGCGGTTGTTCTCCATCGCCCATTCCAGCACGCGCTGCATGAAGTCTTCTTCGGTCAGCTGCTCGCGCAGCCAGCGGCCGTTCAGCCAGTCCAGCTTCTGGATGTCGAAGATCGCGCCGGCCTTGGACAGGTTCTCCGGGTCGAACTTCTCGGCGAGCTGATCCATGGTCAGCAGCTCTTCGCCTTCGGATATCTGGATAAAGAAGAGGCCGAGGAAGTTCATCAGCGCTTCGGGCAGGTAGCCGAGCGCCGAATAATAGGAGATCGAGGTCGGGTTCTTGCGTTTCGACAGTTTCGACTTGTCGTGATTGCGCATCAGCGACAGGTGCATGAAGACCGGCGGCTCAAGGCCGAGATATTGATAGATGAGGATATGCTTGGGCACCGAGGCCAGCCATTCCTCGCCGCGCGCCACATGGGTGATCTTCATCATGTGGTCGTCGACCACATTCGCCATGTGATAGGTCGGCATGCCGTCGGCCTTGAGCAGGACCTGCATGTCGACGGCTTCCCACGGAATTTCGACCGGACCGTAGACGCCGTCGACGAACTTGCACGCGCCCTCGGTCGGGATCTTCATGCGCACGACATGCGGCTCGCCGGCGTCGACGCGCTTCGTCACTTCCTCGGCGGAAAGATGGAGGCAGAGGCCGTCATACTTCGGCGGCTTGCCCGCGGCGCGCTGCGCCTCGCGCATCTGCTCCAGCCGCTCGGGCGTGCAGAAACACTTGAAGCCATGGCCGTTGGCGACGATCTTGTCGACATAGGGACGATAGATGTCCTTGCGGTCGGACTGGCGATAGGGACCATAGGGGCCGCCGATATCGGGACCTTCCGACCATTCGAGGCCGCACCATTTCAGCGCGTCCAGCACCTTCTGCTCGAACTCCGGCGTCGAGCGCGTGGCGTCCGTATCCTCGATGCGAAGGATGAAGGTGCCGTTGTTCTTTTTCGCGAAGAGATAGTTGAACAGCGCGATATAGGCGGTGCCGACATGGGGCTCGCCGGTCGGGGAGGGTGCGATGCGTACGCGAACGCCGGATGCGGTTCCGGAAGTGCTCATGATATGGCCCGTCTTGACATGGTTATATGCCCCGCACCGGAGGCTTCCGGCACGAAGGCGTCACTTTGGGAGGAAAAGCCCGGTTTTGCGCCGGCTGGGCGGCGGGAAAAGGCTTTCCGTTGGGCTGGGTGAGACCATATTCAGCCCGGCACGTCAAGGGAAAGTCGGACCTCGCTACTGCACGGGCCAAACGGCGAGCAGCGTCGGCACGCTGACGATGACGATGAGCACGGAAAGCGGCAGGCCGACGCGCGGGTAGTCGGAGAACTTGTAGCCGCCGGGACCCATGACCAGCGTGTTGCACTGGTGGCCGACGGGGGTGAGGAAATCGCAGCCCGCGCCGATCGCCACCGCCATCAGGAAGGCCTCGGGCTTGTAGTGCAGCGCGCTTGCGAAACTCGCGGCAATGGGCGCCATGACCAGCACGGTGGCGGCATTGTTGAGGAACGGCGTTACCGCCATCGCCGTCAGCAGGATGAGCGCGAGCGCGCCGAAGGGCGGCAGATATACGGCGATATCGCCGAGCCAGCCGGCGATGAGTTCGCTCGCGCCCGTCGTGCGCAGGCTGTCGGAAACGGGAATGAGCGCGGCGAGCATGACGAGGATCGGCCCGTCCAGCGCCGCATAGGCCTCGCGCAGCGGCACGGCGCGGAAGAGCACCATGGCGACGGCGGCGGCGAAGAAGCCGGTGGCGACCGGCACGAAGCCGAGCGCCGTGGAGGCCATGGCGGCGATCAGCACCAGTACGGGAATGATCGCCTTGCGCGGGGCGCCGAGCAGGATTTCGCGCTGGGCGAGGGGCAGCAGGCCCAATTCCGGCAGCAGCGTCGGCAGGGTGCGGTTGTTGCCCTGCACCACGATGACGTCGCCGGGGCGAAGGCGCACTTCCGAAAGCTTTTCGCGCAGGCGCTGGCCCTGCCGGCTGACGGCGAGAAGGTTGATGCCGTAGGAATGGAACAGCGCGATCGAGCGCGCCGAAATGTCGATGAGGCGGGATTCGTTGCCGACGACCACCTCGATGGCGCTGATCTCGCCGGCTTCGCCGCGTCCGGCACGGATCGGCTGGCCGGAAAGGGTCAGGCCTGCGGCGGAAACGACCTTGTCGAGCGCGCTCGCCGTACCTTCCATCAGGATCGTATCGTTGGCGAGCAGCCGCACGTCCGGCAGGGGCGTGAGGTGCACATGGCCGCGGATGATCGACGTGGCGATGACGTCGCCGTCGCCATTGCGCAGGATTTCGTTGAGCGACTTGCCGATCGAGGGCGACCCCTCCACCACCGTCGCATCGGAGGAATAGGCGGCGGCTTCCAGCGATTCCTCGATGCTGGCATTCTTGTTGCTGCGTTCCGGCACGATGCGGTTGAAGAACAGCATGAAGAGGATGCCGCAGACCGTCAGCGTCGCGCCGACGGGCGTGAAGTCGAACATCGTGAAGCTTTCGCCGGTGATTTCCTGGCGAAGGCGCGAGACGACGATATTGGGGGAGGTGCCGATCTGCGTCATCAGGCCGCCGAGAAGCGCGGCAAAGGCCATGGGCATCAGGAATTTCGAGGCCGGGGTGCCGGATTTGCGGGCGAACTGGAAGGCAAGCGGCATCATGATGGCGAGCGCGCCGATATTCTTGATGAAGGCCGAGAGCACCGCGACGGAAACGAGCAGCAGCGCCAACTGGCTGCGCTTCGAGGTGAGGTGTGGGAAGAAGCGCTTGACCGCAAGATTGACGATGCCGGAGCGGGCGACGGCCGCGCTTACCATGAGCGCGCTGCCGACGATGATGACGATATCGTCGGAAAAGCCGGAGAAGGCCTTGTCGAAGGGCACGATGCCAAGCGCCAGCGCCAGCAGCAGCGAACAGCAGGCGACGAGATCGTAACGGAACCTTCCCCAGATGAACGCCGCCATCATCAGGGCGATGACGACGAAGGCGAAGGTCTGCTCAAGGGTCATGTTGGGGTCCGTGCGGCGGGACAATGCTTGGCATGAATTCCCTGCACGGCCTGCCGGTTCCGCCGCAAGCGGCAGAGCCATCCAAAACTTTCGCGGAACAATCCACCCTGCGGACGATTTGCCAAGAGAAGGCGGGCCGTGTCAACCGGACGTGACGGAGATGGAGAATGCGGGGATTTTTCCGGTTTCTCTCCGTGGCCAACGAAACGGCAGGCGAGCTCCCCACCCGTCCGGCTCGCCTTCGACTGATTTCAAAGGAAAACCGGCGGGGTGGCCGCCCCGCCGGTTTCATTGTTTTTCAGCGCCTTGAGAGAAGGCGAGCGGGTGGAATGAAGAAGGACCTCTCGCGGAGCCGGACGACGGGCGGCAGCTCCGCGCGCCGTCGCTTCAATGCCCGCTTGACCCCTTGCCCTGCCGCGCCCGGCGCGAAACCATGTTCAGCACCTCCACGAGCGCCGAGAAGGCCATGGCGGCGTAGATGTAGCCCTTGGGTACATGGAAGCCCATGCCTTCGGCGATCAGCGTCGTGCCGATCATCAGGAGGAAGGCGAGTGCCAGCATGACGATGGTCGGGTTCTTCTCGATGAAATTGGCGAGCGGCGTTGCGGCAACCAGCATGACCGTGACGGCGACGAGCACGGCGATCACCATGATCGGCAGGTGCGGCGTCATGCCGACGGCGGTGATGATGCTGTCGATGGAGAAGACGAGGTCGAGCACCAGGATCTGACCGATGGCCGAGGCGAAGCTGGTCGTGACCGCGCCACCGACCATGTCTTCCTTGTGGTCGATGGGGTCGACATTGTGGTGGATTTCCTTCGTCGCCTTCCAGACGAGGAAGAGGCCGCCGGCGATGAGGATCATGTCCTTCCACGAGTAGCCGTGGCCGAAGGCCTCGAAGACCGGCGTCGTCAGCTGGACGATCCAGGCGATGGTGCCGAGCAAAGCGAGGCGCATGATGAGCGCGAGCCCGATGCCGATGCGGCGGGCGCGCACCCGGTGTTCGGCGGGCAGCTTGTTGGTCAGGATCGAGATGAAGATGAGGTTGTCGATACCGAGAACGACTTCCATCACGACCAGCGTGATGAGCGCGATCCAGGCGGCCGGGTCTTGCATGAGCGCAAGAGTGCTGTCCATCCGGTCTTTCCCTTCATGAATACGGTGAAGAATGGACTTCCGTATTTATGCAGAATTCGACCGCTGGCAAGTCGAGCGGCCGCCCTTGCCGCTCATATCACGATTTCGTCATCTGATCGGCGAGCGGCAGCCAGATTTCGATGCGGCCGAGGCCGGTGTCCGGGTCGAAATCCTCGCCGTAGAATTCGAGCATGTCAGGGAAGGCGCCTGCCGTGCGGCCGGAGGCCGGCAGCCAGGTGCGGAAGGCCGCGTCCACCGTCGCGGGAATGCCGTTGACATGGCCTTCATGGGTAAACATCGCCCAGTTCTGCGCCGGTACGGCGATGGCCTCAAGCTCGGCCGGCAGGTCGTCGCCCTTTGGTGCGCGCACGCCGGCGAGGTAGCGGAACCCGGGCCTTCCCTGAAGGCAGCTGCACAGGCCGAAGGCCGTGTTGCCGGTCTGGCCGGGAATATGGCCGAAATAGGCGTTGAACTTTTGCCAGAGCGCCGGAATGCCGGCAGTCTTGCCGGGCGCGAAATCGGCGCCGAGGCCGACGATGGTGAAGGCGTCGAGCGTTTCGATGCGCGGCGCGGGCAGGCTGCTTTTTTCGAGGACGGACATGCGGATAGGCTCCTGAAGGGTGAGGCCGGAAAGATCGCGCCGTGCGCGAAGGGCCTCCGGCGTCAGGCCGAATTGCTCGCGGAAGGCGCGGGTGAATGCCTCATGGGAGCCGTAGCCTGCATCGAGCGCGACGGTCAGGATGTTCTGCGCCCCGCCGGCAAGCTGGCGCGCGGCCTCCGAAAGGCGGCGGGCGCGCAGGTAGCGGGCAAGGTTCTGGCCGGTCATCTCGCTGAAGCGCCGGGACAGGTGGTGGCGCGACATGCCGGCCATGTCGGCGATCTCGGCGAGCGCGATGGCGCGGCCGAAATGGCTTTCGATGTACCAGATGGCCTTGGCAACGGGATGCATGCGTCGGTCGCTCCTCATGGACAGCCATCTTATGGCGTCCTTTGCGGCCCGTCACTTGATCGCGGTTGCGCGCCTTGCGCGATCCGCCCGAAAATCTCAGGCCCCCCGAAAACCTCAGGCCCCGAAAACTTCAGGCCCGGGCGCCATAGGCGGCAAGGAACATCCGGATCGCCGCGGTGACGTTCTTCTCGATGGCGGCGGAGGAGGGAACCTCTTCCATGGCGCCGAAGATGCGCGGCTTGAAGAGGCCGACGGTGGTGAGTTCGATGAACTGCTTGGCGGCGTGTTCCGTGTCGTCGCAGACGATGATGCCGGCCGCGACCTGCCGGTCGAGATATTCCTGCAGCACCGAGACGGGGTTGATCGGCGTCGCGGAGAAGAAGCGGCTACAGAGGCTGGGCAGGCGGTGGTTCGCGGCGATCACCATGCGCATGGCGCGGATCGTCTGGTCCGCCGTCATATGCGTGGCGAAGAGCGTGCCGAAGCCTGCCAGCGTCTCGTCGATCGACTTCTTGCCGTCGAGGGCGTGGCGCACCGTCTCGGTGATCCGCCGGCGTTCCCGCTCGATCATGTAGCCGAACAGGTCTTCCTTGTTCTCGAAATAGACATAGATGGTGCCCTTGGAGACGCCGGCGGCGCGCGTGATGTCGTTCATGCTGGCGGCCTCGAAGCCCTGCTCCATGAACACGCGCTTGGCACCGTCGAGGATCTGCTCGCGCTTGGCGGGATCTTCCCCGGCGACACGGCGACCCGTCTGCGGGGCGTCCGGCCTGTCTTGCGTGATCTCCATCTCCGTTCCTGTAAACCTCATCTCAACTATTTCGAACCGGGCGGTTCGATTTACTCTTGATATGCGGGAGAAACAGGATTATGTCAAATCGAACCGAACGGTTCAGTTCAATAATTTACCCCAGAGAACGGTGGCATGCGCATGTCGACTTCCCACGGCGCCGGCACGGCGAAGGTTCGCCCGGTCAATGACGATTTCGAGGCCCAGACTGCGGAAGCCAAGCCCGTGACGACGGCGGAAGCCGCACCGGCCGCTGCTGCCGTTTCCCAGCCGGAAAAGAAGAAGGGCGGCCGCAAGCTCATGCTGCCCGTCGTCGGTCTCGCGCTGCTCGCCGCCGCCAGCTGGTACGGCTACCAGTGGTGGACGCACGGCCGCTTCATGATCTCGACGGACGATGCCTATATCGAGGGCGACATCGCCTCCATCTCCCCGAAGGTCTCGGGTTATGTCGAGGCGGTCAACGTCGTCGCCAACCAGGCGGTCAAGGCCGGTGATCCGCTCGTCACGCTCGACAACGGCGACTATCGTCTCGCCAAGGAACAGGCCGAAGCCCAGATCGCCACCCAGAAGCTGGCGCTCGACCGCATCGACGCGCAGATCGAGGGCGCAAAGGCGAGCCTTGCCCAGGCCGAAGCCCAGAAGACCGCCTACCAGGCCGCCCTCGGCGGCGCGGAAGTGGCGGAAAAGCGCGCCAAGGAACTGGCGTCGAAGGAAGTCGGCACCACCGCCTCGCTCGACAGCGCCAGCGTGGCGCTCGACCAGGCCAAGGCCAATCTCGTCGGCGCGGATGCCAACATCGTCGCGGCGAAGGCGAGCATTGCCGTCCTCCAGGCGCAGCGCACCGAGTCCGAAAGCGGCATCCGCACGCTGGAGCTTGCCCGCGCCAAGGCCGAGCGCGATCTCGGCTTCACCGTGCTGAAGGCGCCCTATGACGGTGTCGTCGGCAATATCTCGGTGCAGGTCGGCGATCTCGTTTCGGCCGGTCAGCGTCTTGCCGCGCTCGTCCCGGTGACGGACCTCTATGTCGAGGCCAACTTCAAGGAAACGCAGATCGCCCATCTCGTGCCCGGCTCGAAGGTGCATCTGCATGTCGACGCCTACGAGGAAGACGATATCGTCGGTACGGTCTCGTCCATCGCACCGGCCTCCGGCTCGGTCTTCTCGCTGCTGCCGGCGGAAAATGCCACGGGCAACTTCACCAAGGTCACGCAGCGCGTGCCCGTCCGCATCGCGCTTCCCAAGGACGCGCTGGACACGGGCAAGCTGCGTGCCGGCCTCAGCGTGGTCGTCGATGTCGATAGCCGCACGGCGCCCGAGGGCACGGCGGTGGCGGCGACGGCCGAGTAATTTCCTCCAGCAAAGGAGCGCGGGCGATGGCCGCGACCGCTCAAGCGACAGCCGGCGTTGCTGCGGCGCCCGCGCATGCCGACAAGGTTCCCGTCCGCCGCGTCGTCGCGTTCTTCGCGATGGTGTTCGGCATGTTCATGTCGATCCTCGACATCCAGATCGTCTCGGCCTCGCTGTCGGAGATCCAGGCCGGCCTGGGCGCCGGCGCGGACGAGATCGCCTGGGTGCAGACGTCCTATCTGATCGCCGAAGTCATCATGATCCCGCTATCGGGGACGCTGGCGCGCATCGTTTCCACGCGCATCCTCTTCAGCTTTTCCGCCGCCGGCTTTACCATCGCCAGCGCCCTTGCCGCGACCGCGACGAACATCGACCAGATGATCGTCTACCGCGCCATCCAGGGCTTCATCGGCGGCGGCATGATTCCGTCGGTCTTCGCGGCCGCCTTCACCATCTTCCCCCCGTCCAAGCGCTCCGTCGTCTCGCCGATGATCGGCCTCGTCGCCACGCTCGCGCCGACCATCGGCCCGACGGTCGGCGGCTATCTCAGCCACGCCTTCTCCTGGCACTGGCTGTTCCTCGTCAACATCATCCCCGGCATCATCGTCACGGTCCTGACCTTCAACCTGATCGATTTCGACAAGCCGGAATTCAGTCTGATGAAGCGTTTCGACTGGTGGGGTCTCGCCTCCATGGCGGTCTTCCTCGGCTCGCTCGAATATGTGCTGGAAGAGGGCAACAACAAGGACTGGTTCAACGACGAGCATATCGTGCTCGGCACGCTCGCCATCGTCATCGGCGCCATCGTCTTCTTCTGGCGGGCCTTCAAGGTGCCATTCCCCGTGGTGGATCTGCGCGCCTTCGCCAACCGCAACTTCGCCTTCGGTTCCATCTTCTCCTTCGTCATGGGCATCGGCCTCTACGGCCTCACCTATCTTTATCCGCTCTATCTGGCGCGCATTCGCGGCTACGATTCGCTGATGATCGGCGAAACGATGTTCGTGTCGGGCCTTGCCATGTTCTGCACTGCGCCGATCGCCGGCATGATGTCGTCACGGCTCGACCCGCGTGTCATGATGATGATGGGCTTTGGCGGGTTCGCGCTCGGCACCTGGTCCATGACGCAGCTGACGGCCGACTGGGATTTCTACGAGCTGCTCGTGCCGCAGATCCTGCGCGGCGTCTCGCTGATGATCTGCATGGTTCCGATCAACAACGTGGCGCTCGGCACCCTGCCGCCCGACCGCATCCGAAACGCCTCCGGCCTCTTCAACCTGACGCGCAATCTCGGCGGGGCCGTCGGTCTTGCGGTCATCAACACGATCCTCACCCAGCGCTCGCAGGAGCATTACCTGCGGCTCTCCGAGCACGTGCAGTGGGGTAATCCCGAAGCCGTCGAGCAACTGCGCAACATGGCCTCCAACTTCAATGCGCACGGGCTTGACGGCGCGACCATCGCCATCAAGAAGATGGCCGGCATGGTGCAGCAGCAGGCCTATATCCTGTCCTTCATCGACATCTTCCTGCTGCTCACCGCGCTCTTCGCGACCCTCGTCGTCTGCGCCTTCGCGATCAGCAAGCCGCAGTCCGGCGTCGGTGGCGGCGGCGGGCACTGAGCCGGCCGGACGCGCAAAGCCCCTTGCCGCGGCATCGGTCCGTCCGCCAGAATGGCGGCGCGATCGATGCCCGGAGGCCCACATGACATTCGACTTCACCCGCCGTCATCTCCTGACGGCCGCCGGCGGTCTTGGCCTATCCGTCGTCCTTCCGAAATCGACCACGCGCGCAGCGGCGCCGCGTTCCGCAACGGATGCGACCTTTCTCTTTTCCTGCGACGTGCATGCCTGCCTCGTCTCGGCCGACGGCCTCAGCCCCAATTGTGCGGACGAGGGCAAGACGGATGCGGCGCTGCTGCGGCATGTGGCGGCGCTTAATGCGCTCGGCGGGCTGGAATGGCCGCAGATGGTCGCGGGCAAACCCTCGGGCCTTGCCAGCGCCGGTTTGCGGATCGGCGAGCCGCTCGGCCTCGTCCTCGGCGGCGACATGACGGATGACGGCGGCGGGCAGGTGAAGGTGCCGGGCGAGGGACGCCAGCTCCAGCAGTTCGCCAGCCGATACCAGCAGGGCACCGGCCCGGACCGGGTGCATTATCCCGTCTATAACGGCCTCGGCAATCACGATCTCGACCAGGACGGCATCGCCCCGCATGTCGACTGGTACCGCCGCGAACTGCGCGACTATGTCGAACTGAACCATCGGTCCACGGTCTTCTACAAGGCTCCCGTGCCGGTGACGAACTACGATATCGATTCGGACAACTACTCCTGGGATTGGGGCGGCCTGCATCTGATCCAGCTCCAGCGCTTCGGCGGCGACGATACAAGGGGCGCCATCAGCGGCCTGCCATGGCTGCAGCAGGATCTTGCCACCTATGCCGCCGACGGCCGGCCCGTCGTGCTCTTCCAGCATTATGGCTGGGATGTCTTCTCTACCGAGCACTGGGATCCGGCCGCAAAGACCTTCGATCCCACGGGCGCCGGTCCGGCGCACTGGTGGACGCAGGAGGAACGCGCCGGGCTTGTCGCCGCGCTCAAGGGCTACAATGTCGTCGGCATCTTCCATGGCCATGAGCACCCGACGCCGATGATCTACAGCCGCGACGGCCTCGATCTCTTCAAACCCGTCGCCGCCTTCATGGGCGGCTTCGCGCTGGTGCGGATCACCGACGCCTTCATGGATGTCGCACTCGCTCGCGCCGGCGAAAACCCTGCCGACATCGCCTTCACGCACGCCTTCAGCAAGCGCCTTTCGGGCTGAAAAACGCTCGCGCAGCCTTTGCCGAAAATTTCTGATTTACGTACATCAGAAATTCCTCTAAGGGTCTCGCCAC
This region includes:
- a CDS encoding TerC family protein, with protein sequence MDSTLALMQDPAAWIALITLVVMEVVLGIDNLIFISILTNKLPAEHRVRARRIGIGLALIMRLALLGTIAWIVQLTTPVFEAFGHGYSWKDMILIAGGLFLVWKATKEIHHNVDPIDHKEDMVGGAVTTSFASAIGQILVLDLVFSIDSIITAVGMTPHLPIMVIAVLVAVTVMLVAATPLANFIEKNPTIVMLALAFLLMIGTTLIAEGMGFHVPKGYIYAAMAFSALVEVLNMVSRRARQGKGSSGH
- a CDS encoding TetR/AcrR family transcriptional regulator: MEITQDRPDAPQTGRRVAGEDPAKREQILDGAKRVFMEQGFEAASMNDITRAAGVSKGTIYVYFENKEDLFGYMIERERRRITETVRHALDGKKSIDETLAGFGTLFATHMTADQTIRAMRMVIAANHRLPSLCSRFFSATPINPVSVLQEYLDRQVAAGIIVCDDTEHAAKQFIELTTVGLFKPRIFGAMEEVPSSAAIEKNVTAAIRMFLAAYGARA
- the gltX gene encoding glutamate--tRNA ligase, with protein sequence MSTSGTASGVRVRIAPSPTGEPHVGTAYIALFNYLFAKKNNGTFILRIEDTDATRSTPEFEQKVLDALKWCGLEWSEGPDIGGPYGPYRQSDRKDIYRPYVDKIVANGHGFKCFCTPERLEQMREAQRAAGKPPKYDGLCLHLSAEEVTKRVDAGEPHVVRMKIPTEGACKFVDGVYGPVEIPWEAVDMQVLLKADGMPTYHMANVVDDHMMKITHVARGEEWLASVPKHILIYQYLGLEPPVFMHLSLMRNHDKSKLSKRKNPTSISYYSALGYLPEALMNFLGLFFIQISEGEELLTMDQLAEKFDPENLSKAGAIFDIQKLDWLNGRWLREQLTEEDFMQRVLEWAMENNRIRDGLRLSQSRIAKLGELPDLAGFLLKSDLGLTPEAFAKVKSTPEEILEVLNQVQPDLEKMPEWTIESIEAELRASADRLGKKLKVVVAPLFVAVSGSSRSLPLFDSMAILGRSVVRQRLKVAAQVVASMVGSGK
- a CDS encoding HlyD family secretion protein — translated: MSTSHGAGTAKVRPVNDDFEAQTAEAKPVTTAEAAPAAAAVSQPEKKKGGRKLMLPVVGLALLAAASWYGYQWWTHGRFMISTDDAYIEGDIASISPKVSGYVEAVNVVANQAVKAGDPLVTLDNGDYRLAKEQAEAQIATQKLALDRIDAQIEGAKASLAQAEAQKTAYQAALGGAEVAEKRAKELASKEVGTTASLDSASVALDQAKANLVGADANIVAAKASIAVLQAQRTESESGIRTLELARAKAERDLGFTVLKAPYDGVVGNISVQVGDLVSAGQRLAALVPVTDLYVEANFKETQIAHLVPGSKVHLHVDAYEEDDIVGTVSSIAPASGSVFSLLPAENATGNFTKVTQRVPVRIALPKDALDTGKLRAGLSVVVDVDSRTAPEGTAVAATAE
- a CDS encoding DHA2 family efflux MFS transporter permease subunit, translating into MAATAQATAGVAAAPAHADKVPVRRVVAFFAMVFGMFMSILDIQIVSASLSEIQAGLGAGADEIAWVQTSYLIAEVIMIPLSGTLARIVSTRILFSFSAAGFTIASALAATATNIDQMIVYRAIQGFIGGGMIPSVFAAAFTIFPPSKRSVVSPMIGLVATLAPTIGPTVGGYLSHAFSWHWLFLVNIIPGIIVTVLTFNLIDFDKPEFSLMKRFDWWGLASMAVFLGSLEYVLEEGNNKDWFNDEHIVLGTLAIVIGAIVFFWRAFKVPFPVVDLRAFANRNFAFGSIFSFVMGIGLYGLTYLYPLYLARIRGYDSLMIGETMFVSGLAMFCTAPIAGMMSSRLDPRVMMMMGFGGFALGTWSMTQLTADWDFYELLVPQILRGVSLMICMVPINNVALGTLPPDRIRNASGLFNLTRNLGGAVGLAVINTILTQRSQEHYLRLSEHVQWGNPEAVEQLRNMASNFNAHGLDGATIAIKKMAGMVQQQAYILSFIDIFLLLTALFATLVVCAFAISKPQSGVGGGGGH
- a CDS encoding AraC family transcriptional regulator, translated to MHPVAKAIWYIESHFGRAIALAEIADMAGMSRHHLSRRFSEMTGQNLARYLRARRLSEAARQLAGGAQNILTVALDAGYGSHEAFTRAFREQFGLTPEALRARRDLSGLTLQEPIRMSVLEKSSLPAPRIETLDAFTIVGLGADFAPGKTAGIPALWQKFNAYFGHIPGQTGNTAFGLCSCLQGRPGFRYLAGVRAPKGDDLPAELEAIAVPAQNWAMFTHEGHVNGIPATVDAAFRTWLPASGRTAGAFPDMLEFYGEDFDPDTGLGRIEIWLPLADQMTKS
- a CDS encoding metallophosphoesterase — protein: MTFDFTRRHLLTAAGGLGLSVVLPKSTTRAAAPRSATDATFLFSCDVHACLVSADGLSPNCADEGKTDAALLRHVAALNALGGLEWPQMVAGKPSGLASAGLRIGEPLGLVLGGDMTDDGGGQVKVPGEGRQLQQFASRYQQGTGPDRVHYPVYNGLGNHDLDQDGIAPHVDWYRRELRDYVELNHRSTVFYKAPVPVTNYDIDSDNYSWDWGGLHLIQLQRFGGDDTRGAISGLPWLQQDLATYAADGRPVVLFQHYGWDVFSTEHWDPAAKTFDPTGAGPAHWWTQEERAGLVAALKGYNVVGIFHGHEHPTPMIYSRDGLDLFKPVAAFMGGFALVRITDAFMDVALARAGENPADIAFTHAFSKRLSG
- a CDS encoding SLC13 family permease, whose amino-acid sequence is MTLEQTFAFVVIALMMAAFIWGRFRYDLVACCSLLLALALGIVPFDKAFSGFSDDIVIIVGSALMVSAAVARSGIVNLAVKRFFPHLTSKRSQLALLLVSVAVLSAFIKNIGALAIMMPLAFQFARKSGTPASKFLMPMAFAALLGGLMTQIGTSPNIVVSRLRQEITGESFTMFDFTPVGATLTVCGILFMLFFNRIVPERSNKNASIEESLEAAAYSSDATVVEGSPSIGKSLNEILRNGDGDVIATSIIRGHVHLTPLPDVRLLANDTILMEGTASALDKVVSAAGLTLSGQPIRAGRGEAGEISAIEVVVGNESRLIDISARSIALFHSYGINLLAVSRQGQRLREKLSEVRLRPGDVIVVQGNNRTLPTLLPELGLLPLAQREILLGAPRKAIIPVLVLIAAMASTALGFVPVATGFFAAAVAMVLFRAVPLREAYAALDGPILVMLAALIPVSDSLRTTGASELIAGWLGDIAVYLPPFGALALILLTAMAVTPFLNNAATVLVMAPIAASFASALHYKPEAFLMAVAIGAGCDFLTPVGHQCNTLVMGPGGYKFSDYPRVGLPLSVLIVIVSVPTLLAVWPVQ